In the genome of Ancylomarina subtilis, one region contains:
- the atpH gene encoding ATP synthase F1 subunit delta, with product MNESKISVRYAKALFQLGKEKGMLDTIVDDMKLVGELCNTVKDFWLMIESPVVKTSQKRKTVKLILADKLDALTLNFLDMVFQNRREIFMKDMVRNFLALCRKDQGIVSAKLTTAVQIDEEGKTKLGEMLKQAFNSKIELEEVLDKDIIGGFILRVDDQELDTSVSTQLNRIKRALV from the coding sequence ATGAACGAAAGTAAAATCTCGGTTCGATATGCAAAAGCTCTTTTCCAACTGGGAAAAGAAAAAGGCATGTTAGACACAATTGTGGATGACATGAAGCTTGTTGGAGAACTTTGCAATACAGTGAAGGATTTCTGGTTGATGATTGAAAGTCCGGTGGTTAAAACGTCTCAGAAAAGAAAGACTGTCAAACTGATTTTAGCTGATAAGCTTGATGCTCTTACTCTTAACTTTCTGGATATGGTTTTTCAAAACCGTCGTGAAATTTTCATGAAAGATATGGTTCGTAATTTTTTGGCTTTATGTCGAAAAGATCAGGGAATTGTATCTGCAAAATTAACAACTGCTGTTCAGATTGATGAGGAAGGCAAAACAAAGCTAGGTGAAATGCTTAAACAGGCTTTTAATTCAAAAATTGAGTTAGAAGAAGTTCTGGATAAGGATATCATTGGAGGTTTTATTCTTCGGGTTGATGATCAGGAGTTAGATACCAGTGTTTCTACACAATTGAATCGCATTAAAAGAGCATTAGTATAA
- the atpA gene encoding F0F1 ATP synthase subunit alpha, whose translation MASIKPAEVSEILKQQLEGLKTEAQLEEVGTVLQVGDGIARIYGLSHVGSNELIEFQNGVLGIVLNLEEDNVGAVLLGETRGIKEGDTVKRTNRIASINVGEGMLGRVINTIGEPVDGKGAIQGKTYEMPLERKAPGVLYRQPVNEPLQTGLKSVDAMIPIGRGQRELIIGDRQTGKTAIAIDTIINQKEFYDKGEPVYCIYVAIGQKGSTVANIAKTLEDHGAMAYTVIVMATASDPAALQFYAPFAGASIGEFFRDTGRPALIIYDDLSKQAVSYREVSLLLRRPPGREAYPGDVFYLHSRLLERAAKIINSDDIARQMNDLPQSLIDAKDENGESIIRGGGSLTALPIIETQAGDVSAYIPTNVISITDGQIFLESDLFNAGIRPAINVGISVSRVGGNAQIKSMKKVAGTLKLDQAQYRELEAFAKFGSDMDAATLSVLNKGAKNVEILKQGQYSPYSVERQVAILYCGSQGLLRSVPVEKTKEFEKDFLDMMELKHKDVLAELATGKYTDQAQDTMRQVAAEVSEKYKN comes from the coding sequence ATGGCTAGTATTAAACCTGCTGAAGTTTCGGAAATTCTAAAGCAGCAATTAGAAGGTCTAAAAACCGAAGCGCAACTTGAAGAAGTTGGAACCGTACTACAAGTGGGTGATGGAATTGCCCGTATTTACGGTTTGTCACACGTTGGATCAAATGAATTGATCGAATTTCAGAATGGTGTTTTAGGTATCGTTCTTAATCTTGAAGAGGATAATGTAGGAGCGGTATTGCTTGGTGAAACTCGAGGGATTAAAGAAGGCGATACAGTAAAACGTACGAATAGAATTGCTTCTATCAATGTTGGTGAAGGCATGTTAGGGCGTGTGATTAATACCATTGGTGAACCTGTAGATGGTAAGGGTGCAATACAAGGTAAAACATATGAAATGCCTTTGGAACGTAAGGCTCCGGGAGTTTTATATCGTCAACCGGTAAACGAGCCTCTTCAGACAGGTTTGAAATCTGTTGATGCCATGATTCCTATCGGTCGTGGACAGCGTGAATTAATTATTGGTGACCGTCAGACAGGTAAAACAGCCATTGCGATTGATACCATTATCAATCAGAAAGAATTCTACGATAAAGGAGAGCCTGTTTATTGTATTTATGTTGCAATCGGGCAGAAAGGCTCAACTGTAGCTAATATTGCCAAAACACTTGAGGATCATGGAGCAATGGCCTATACCGTTATTGTGATGGCAACAGCCTCTGATCCTGCTGCACTTCAATTTTACGCACCCTTTGCAGGGGCTTCAATTGGTGAGTTCTTCCGTGATACCGGACGTCCTGCACTGATTATCTATGATGATTTATCGAAACAGGCGGTTTCGTACCGTGAAGTTTCTCTACTCCTTCGTCGTCCACCAGGACGTGAAGCATATCCAGGTGATGTTTTTTACCTTCACTCACGTTTGTTAGAGCGTGCAGCTAAAATTATTAATTCAGACGATATTGCTCGTCAAATGAATGATTTACCTCAGAGTTTGATTGATGCAAAGGATGAAAATGGCGAATCTATCATTCGAGGAGGGGGGTCATTAACTGCCTTGCCAATTATTGAAACTCAGGCAGGTGATGTATCGGCTTATATTCCAACCAATGTAATTTCCATTACTGATGGACAGATTTTCCTTGAATCTGACCTGTTTAATGCGGGGATTCGTCCGGCGATTAATGTGGGTATTTCGGTATCTCGTGTTGGGGGTAATGCTCAAATTAAGTCGATGAAGAAAGTGGCTGGAACCTTGAAACTGGATCAGGCACAATATCGTGAACTTGAGGCTTTTGCTAAATTTGGATCGGATATGGATGCTGCCACTTTATCGGTATTGAATAAGGGTGCTAAGAATGTTGAGATCCTAAAACAAGGACAGTACTCACCCTATTCAGTTGAAAGACAAGTTGCCATTTTGTACTGCGGAAGTCAGGGCTTACTTCGTAGTGTACCTGTTGAGAAAACGAAGGAATTTGAAAAAGATTTCTTGGACATGATGGAGTTGAAACACAAAGATGTTTTAGCCGAGTTGGCAAC